Proteins encoded within one genomic window of Carassius gibelio isolate Cgi1373 ecotype wild population from Czech Republic chromosome A4, carGib1.2-hapl.c, whole genome shotgun sequence:
- the LOC127976695 gene encoding protein ADM2-like, whose product MRALFPVFLSCISLLSSQLLALPLRNRLDFMTRLHQLRKKNTISLDITERPNTDHGVSIDRTILWRAILSKSPPQDPIRNPFHIGQPMAGESTKMGESAKHRGRRNVHSKGHNNHHHAQLMRVGCVLGTCQVQNLSHRLFQMGAQSGREEAPINPRSPHSYG is encoded by the exons ATGAGAGCGCTTTTCCCGGTTTTTCTAAGTTGCATCAGCCTGCTCTCCTCACAACTGCTTGCTCTGCCGTTGAGAAACAG GTTGGATTTCATGACAAGACTCCATCAGCTAAGAAAGAAAAATACCATCTCTCTGGACATTACTGAGCGCCCAAACACTGACCATGGCGTCTCCATCGACCGCACCATTCTTTGGAGGGCCATCCTCTCTAAATCGCCACCTCAAGACCCAATAAGAAACCCATTCCACATCGGTCAGCCAATGGCCGGAGAGTCCACCAAAATGGGAGAGAGTGCTAAACACAGAGGTCGTCGCAATGTGCACTCAAAAGGCCATAATAACCATCATCACGCTCAGCTGATGCGTGTCGGATGCGTCCTCGGGACCTGTCAGGTACAAAACCTCAGCCATCGCCTTTTCCAAATGGGTGCACAAAGCGGACGTGAAGAGGCGCCCATTAACCCGCGCAGTCCACACAGTTACGGATGA